One Microbacterium sp. zg-B96 genomic region harbors:
- a CDS encoding class I SAM-dependent methyltransferase, which yields MSTPTVDQPPEVAIDADKLMGFVFRAVDEVGAALGAALVVMGDKLGYYRDLADNGPSTPAQLAERTQTAEPYAREWLNAQAAGDYVTYDPQTRLYTLPPEHAIAMTDPDSPAFLPGLFQIALGTVHDTQHIVDAARSGAGYGWHEHGTDVHIGCERFFRPSYHAYLVNAWIPALDGAEEKLRAGAKVADVGCGHGASTILMAQAFPASTFVGFDYHPESIEVARQRAEEAGVADRVRFEVASAADFGGTDYDLVAMFDCLHDMGDPVGAAAHVREVIADDGVWMVVEPMAGDHVEDNLNPIGRAYYGFSTLLCTPASLSQDVGLALGTQAGPARIRDVTAAGGFTRFRSVAETPFNRVLEVRP from the coding sequence ATGTCCACTCCCACCGTCGATCAGCCCCCCGAGGTGGCCATCGACGCAGACAAGCTCATGGGCTTCGTCTTCCGCGCCGTCGACGAAGTCGGCGCGGCGCTGGGCGCCGCCCTGGTCGTCATGGGCGACAAGCTCGGCTACTACCGGGATCTCGCCGACAACGGCCCGTCGACGCCGGCACAATTGGCAGAACGCACTCAGACCGCCGAGCCCTACGCGCGCGAATGGCTCAACGCGCAGGCCGCCGGCGACTACGTCACGTACGACCCGCAGACCCGGCTCTACACGCTGCCGCCGGAGCACGCCATCGCGATGACCGATCCGGACAGCCCCGCGTTCCTGCCCGGGCTCTTCCAGATCGCGCTCGGAACGGTGCACGACACCCAGCACATCGTGGATGCCGCCCGCAGCGGCGCCGGCTACGGCTGGCACGAGCACGGCACCGACGTGCACATCGGGTGTGAGCGGTTCTTCCGCCCGAGCTACCACGCGTACCTCGTGAACGCGTGGATCCCGGCGCTGGACGGTGCCGAGGAGAAGCTGCGCGCCGGGGCGAAAGTCGCCGATGTGGGGTGCGGGCATGGCGCCTCGACGATCCTCATGGCACAGGCGTTCCCTGCTTCCACGTTCGTGGGTTTCGACTACCACCCCGAGTCCATCGAGGTCGCCCGGCAACGGGCCGAGGAGGCCGGCGTCGCCGACCGCGTGCGGTTCGAGGTCGCCTCTGCGGCGGACTTCGGCGGCACCGACTACGACCTCGTGGCGATGTTCGATTGCCTGCACGACATGGGCGACCCGGTGGGGGCGGCCGCGCACGTGCGGGAGGTCATCGCCGACGACGGGGTCTGGATGGTCGTCGAGCCGATGGCAGGCGACCACGTGGAGGACAACCTCAACCCGATCGGTCGCGCCTACTACGGGTTCTCGACGCTGCTGTGCACGCCGGCGTCGCTGTCGCAGGACGTCGGGCTGGCACTGGGCACACAGGCGGGACCGGCGCGCATCCGCGACGTGACCGCGGCGGGCGGGTTCACCCGGTTCCGCAGCGTCGCCGAGACGCCGTTCAACCGGGTGCTGGAGGTCCGCCCCTGA
- a CDS encoding histidine kinase, with amino-acid sequence MVNRRGWDIAILGAGIIVAVFAVLIYNEGTPGEQAVSIGSVAAVVLAYLLLARHEIGEDPPTWRVPVFIVAVSVAVGIGVSVNPFLAMLQTIIYPLVWMITANNRQAIVGSALPALTILVGFAAGEDFSAGGWASGLVTAGFSLLFAVVFGLWIASIADSAEERGRLLAELTSAQDAVQALSRDRGAAQERERMAREIHDTLAQTLAGLVLIAERAGGQYRSGKADAAMQSIATVEAVAREALAEARALVARTAAVPAEAAFDAALERLVERFRAEAGLQIDLDSALDADVDRDAQVVMLRCVQEALANVRKHADAARASVRVAAMDGTVVLEVIDDGRGFDPLAPRSGFGLDGMAERIALAGGALDIQARPGGGAALRVTLPTSNAAQPAVEPA; translated from the coding sequence ATGGTGAATCGGCGAGGGTGGGACATCGCGATCCTCGGCGCGGGGATCATCGTCGCCGTGTTCGCAGTGCTGATCTACAACGAAGGCACACCGGGCGAGCAGGCCGTGTCGATCGGCTCGGTCGCCGCCGTCGTGCTGGCCTATCTGCTGCTGGCCCGGCACGAGATCGGTGAGGACCCGCCCACCTGGCGCGTTCCGGTGTTCATCGTCGCGGTCAGCGTCGCGGTGGGCATCGGGGTGTCGGTCAACCCGTTCCTGGCGATGCTGCAGACGATCATCTATCCGCTGGTGTGGATGATCACCGCGAACAACCGGCAGGCGATCGTCGGGTCTGCGCTGCCGGCCCTAACGATCCTGGTGGGCTTCGCCGCCGGCGAGGACTTCTCGGCGGGCGGCTGGGCTTCGGGGCTGGTCACCGCCGGCTTCTCGCTGCTGTTCGCGGTCGTGTTCGGGCTGTGGATCGCGAGCATCGCCGACAGTGCCGAGGAGCGGGGCCGGTTGCTGGCCGAACTGACGTCGGCTCAGGATGCCGTGCAGGCGCTCAGCCGCGACCGGGGCGCCGCACAGGAGCGGGAGCGCATGGCGCGCGAGATCCACGACACCCTCGCGCAGACGCTCGCCGGTCTCGTGCTGATCGCCGAACGTGCCGGCGGGCAGTATCGGTCGGGCAAAGCGGATGCCGCGATGCAGTCCATCGCCACGGTCGAAGCCGTCGCCCGAGAGGCGCTCGCCGAAGCCCGGGCGCTGGTCGCCCGCACCGCCGCCGTCCCCGCCGAAGCGGCGTTCGATGCGGCGCTGGAGCGGCTGGTCGAGCGGTTCCGGGCCGAGGCGGGGCTGCAGATCGACCTCGATTCCGCCCTGGATGCCGACGTCGACCGTGACGCGCAGGTGGTGATGCTCCGCTGCGTGCAGGAAGCGCTCGCCAACGTCCGCAAGCACGCGGACGCCGCGCGGGCCAGTGTGCGCGTGGCCGCCATGGACGGCACCGTCGTGCTCGAGGTCATCGACGACGGTCGTGGTTTCGACCCGCTCGCGCCGCGGTCGGGTTTCGGTCTGGATGGCATGGCCGAGCGCATCGCGCTGGCCGGCGGCGCGCTCGACATCCAGGCGCGGCCCGGCGGGGGCGCCGCGCTGCGCGTCACGCTGCCGACCTCGAACGCGGCACAGCCGGCGGTGGAACCGGCATGA